The genomic stretch AGAGAACTAACATTAAAGGTTTATTTTTTGAGGTTACAAAAAGTTATTATGGACAAGTTCCATCTCACTTTATAGAGAGTCAGAATTTAAATTCTGCTAAGAGATACAAAACTAACAAACTTATTGAACTTGAGCGAGATATTAATGATGCTGAAGATAATTTATTAGCTTTTGAGCAAGAAATTTTTGATGAGATAGCTTTAAGAGTTGTTAAATATAGTGTCATTATTAAAAAAATAGCTGAGTTTTTTGCGTATATCGATGTAATTGCAAATTTTGCATATTTGGCTAGAAAAAATGAATATGTAAGACCTATTTTGACAAATAATAAAGAAATTATTCTTGAGTGTGCTAGACATCCTGTTGTTGAGCATTATATGAGAGGAATTGAAGCTTTTACTAAAAATTCTGTCAAAATTAATAGTGAGAAATATTTTTGTTTGATTACGGGACCTAATATGGCAGGAAAATCAACTTATTTGCGTCAAACTGCGTTAATTGTTTTAATGAGTCATATTGGTTCTTTTGTGCCTGCTAGTAAGGCGATAATAGGGATTACAGATAAGATTTTTTGTAGAATAGGTGCAAGTGATAATATTTCTAAAGGTGAATCTACGTTTTTAGTAGAAATGAATGAGACGGCTAATATTTTAAGAAATGCAACTCAAAATAGTTTGATTATTATGGATGAAGTTGGTAGAGGTACTAGTACTAATGATGGACTTGCTATTGCATATTCGATTGTTGAATATATTTTAAAGCATATTAAGGCTAGGAGTTTATTTGCAACTCATTTTCATGAACTATCAGCTATTAATCATGATTCTTTTGTGAATCTTTCAATGAAAATAGAGCAACAAGGGGATGAACTTATTTTCTTAAGAGAAGTTGAAGAGAAACCGTCTCTTAATTCTTATGGAATTTATGTTGCTCAAATAGCTGGCATACCTTTAGAGGTTGTAAAAAGAGCTAATATTATTCTTAAGAGTTTGACTAGTCGAGAGCATTTTTGTGTATCTAATTTTGCTACTATGACTTCTGTTATTGATGAAAAATTACCAGAAAAAAGTTTAAATTATAAGTCTGAACTTAATGCTTATTTTGAACTGCAGAATTTTATCTCTCAAATAAATATTAATAGTATCACTCCTTTTCAAGCGATGAATCTGTTAAATGAAATAATATTAAAAATTAAAACTTAAAAATATTAATGTGGAATTGGACTGTTTTTAAAAGTATATTGCTTCCTTTTTGTTCTTATTGTCATGGAAATTATGTTTGTTTAAATTCCCTTTGCAAGCAGTGTATTACTTTTTTTCATTTTGATGTTAAGTTGAAAGATGATATTTGGTATTTTTTTGAATATAAAGATGAATATAAAAAATTAATTCTTGCTTATAAGAGTGATGGACAAAAATTACTTGGTAAATTTTTTGCAAATATGATTTTGCAATTTTTAATGAATATTGATTTTGATTTGGTTGTTAGTGTTCCTTGTAGTTTTAAAAGAAATGTTTTTTATGATTTTGATCATATGGAATATATTGGTAATTTCTTATCTAAGAAAGGGATAAATTATATCAATATTTTGAAACGAGATTTGGGGAGAAGTCAAAAGCTATTACGTGGAAATTTGAGATATACTAATTTAGAGAATAAGATTAAGTTAAGATCTAAATATAAACATATAAAATTTAAAAGAGTTGTGCTTATTGATGATATTGTGACAACCGGAACATCTATGACTTTTTGTGAAAATATCCTCATAAAGCATGGATTTTATCAGGTAATGAAACTGTCAATTGCTAGAGTTTAGTTGATGATTAGTATATTGACATTTGTTGACATTAATGCTACATTTGAGTTGGATTGATTATTTTATTTAATAAGGTTCTTTTAAAAAGAGCCTTATTCTTTTTAGGAATGTGATTGGTTAAAATTTCTGATAATAGTGAAATTTATGATTTAATAAAGGATGTAACCTATCTATTAGGAATCTCAATTATAGAAATTAATACTTTTAGAAGAAGAGATGAATTTAAAATACAGATAGTTCTTTATAAGAGTGATAATTTCAGTGTTGATATGCTTTGTGATTTACATAAAATGATTTTATTGAAATTGGAAGCGGTTCTTAAATATAATGTTAGTTTAGAAATCTCTACGCCTGGAATAAATAGAAAAATTAAGAGTGATAGAGAGTTTAAGATTTTTGAGGGT from Borrelia duttonii Ly encodes the following:
- a CDS encoding amidophosphoribosyltransferase — encoded protein: MWNWTVFKSILLPFCSYCHGNYVCLNSLCKQCITFFHFDVKLKDDIWYFFEYKDEYKKLILAYKSDGQKLLGKFFANMILQFLMNIDFDLVVSVPCSFKRNVFYDFDHMEYIGNFLSKKGINYINILKRDLGRSQKLLRGNLRYTNLENKIKLRSKYKHIKFKRVVLIDDIVTTGTSMTFCENILIKHGFYQVMKLSIARV
- the rimP gene encoding ribosome maturation factor RimP, whose amino-acid sequence is MVKISDNSEIYDLIKDVTYLLGISIIEINTFRRRDEFKIQIVLYKSDNFSVDMLCDLHKMILLKLEAVLKYNVSLEISTPGINRKIKSDREFKIFEGKKIKLMLNNDFEEGFILRAERDGFIFKTEYKEVKILYSNVKKAKLS